The DNA window AGGGGGCGGCGGGTGACCGCCGCGCCCTTTCTCTATCCGATCCGTCTGCGCAGCGTCTCCGACGGCAGTTCGTTGAAGCGTTGGCGGTACAGGCGGGCGAATTCGCCAAGGCTCAGGTAGCCCCACTGGAACGCCACCGATGACACGCTGACACCGCTGCCGGGTTCTGCCGCCAGCAATTGCCTGTGCACGCCTTGCAGGCGCTGTTCGCGCAGGAAGTCCCCTGGCGACTGGCCTCGGAAGCGGCGGAAGGCACTGGTCAGGGTGCGTACGCTGACGCCGACATGTTCGGCGATTTCCGTCAGGGTCGGCAACATCGCGGCGTTGTCCCGCATGAAGGCTTCCGCCGCACGCACATGGCGCGGGGCGAGGGCGTGGCGCGGGTCCTGCAGGTCGATACCGTCCTGGGCGGCGCGGGCCGCCCATTCCTGCAGCAGATGGATGCACAGGTTCTGTTCCAGGTGTGCGCCGATACGTCCCGTGGCCACGGCGCCAGGGGCTTCGGCAATGCTGCGCGCGGTGTATTCGAGCAGGCTCAGCCAGCTCGATCCCAGTCCGCCCATGCGGCATTTGTACTGCCAGAAGCGGTCATCCGGAACGAAGCCGAACCATTGCAGGGCCATGCGCTCCAGCAGCTCATGGGGAACGGTCAGGTTCAGTTGCAGGTGGTCGGGGTCGAAATCGACCCGGTAGTCGACGCGGCTGCAATCGACCATGAAGGACTCTCCGCTGCGCGTCTCTTCACGTTGAGTGCCGCGCCCCCAATGCCTGGCATGGCCGCCGATGGTCGTCAGCAGGATGGCGTTGCCGGCGTCCATCGACCAGTCGCGGATGGTCACGGGCACGCCATAGGCGAAGCGCGTCAGGGTGATGGCGCCGATATTGGATGAGTGCATGGTCGAGCGTGGGTGTATATGCCGCCCGATGGGGCTCACCTGGTAGGGCATGTAGACCTTGTCCGACCAGTCGCGGATTTCGTCCCACTCGGTGGAAAAGGTCCGGTGATGCTGGGTGATCGGACGACCGTGGCT is part of the Pseudomonas sp. ABC1 genome and encodes:
- a CDS encoding AraC family transcriptional regulator gives rise to the protein MSLEHALLVDSHGRPITQHHRTFSTEWDEIRDWSDKVYMPYQVSPIGRHIHPRSTMHSSNIGAITLTRFAYGVPVTIRDWSMDAGNAILLTTIGGHARHWGRGTQREETRSGESFMVDCSRVDYRVDFDPDHLQLNLTVPHELLERMALQWFGFVPDDRFWQYKCRMGGLGSSWLSLLEYTARSIAEAPGAVATGRIGAHLEQNLCIHLLQEWAARAAQDGIDLQDPRHALAPRHVRAAEAFMRDNAAMLPTLTEIAEHVGVSVRTLTSAFRRFRGQSPGDFLREQRLQGVHRQLLAAEPGSGVSVSSVAFQWGYLSLGEFARLYRQRFNELPSETLRRRIG